The Gemmatimonadaceae bacterium genome has a segment encoding these proteins:
- a CDS encoding family 10 glycosylhydrolase — protein sequence MGRFTKIFRNTIALSAFAFVAGVSTSRGAPFTGVLHRPPSAPPAVPREFRAAWMTPIWDRGFKDWPTSPNMTPDEQRAELRRMLDQAVAAGLNAVILHVRLAGDALYPTSYAPWSVVLTGKSGVGPQPSYDPLRFAIDEAHARGLQLHAWFNPFRAMLPQFAGKAAPNHVTRTHPEWIRKYGSQTWIDPGEPAARTFVLETILDVVKRYDVDGVHLDDYFYPYRESRTVTRRVHRRRVRQSVEIPFPDDKTWKKYGRSEGYADRDAWRRDNIDQFIQLLYQNVKAIKPAVVVGISPFGIWRPGHPPGIAGLDAYAEIYADSRRWLQNGWLDYLAPQLYWEIGGTQDRFRLLDAWWRSENVRGRHVWPALYTSHVYGGRDAWPMGEIARQVEAIRASRIGTADVPGHVHFRLAALFADNMRLANTLANDYRERALVPAFPWLGAAAPAAPRVSLVTNGGAAAFLVEPGDANTPRWWLIQTRGRDGAWRTNVRLSTDTKFTAAALGTADADEIAVSAISPTGIASEPAIVVP from the coding sequence ATGGGTCGCTTCACGAAAATCTTTCGCAATACGATTGCGCTGTCGGCGTTCGCCTTCGTCGCCGGCGTCAGCACCAGTCGCGGCGCGCCGTTCACCGGTGTTCTGCACCGCCCGCCGTCCGCGCCGCCCGCTGTGCCCCGAGAATTTCGCGCCGCGTGGATGACGCCGATCTGGGACCGCGGCTTCAAGGACTGGCCGACGTCGCCGAACATGACGCCCGACGAGCAGCGTGCCGAGCTGCGCCGCATGCTCGACCAGGCGGTGGCCGCCGGCTTGAACGCGGTGATCCTGCACGTGCGCCTCGCGGGCGACGCGCTGTACCCCACCTCCTACGCGCCGTGGTCGGTCGTGCTCACGGGCAAATCCGGCGTCGGGCCGCAGCCGTCGTACGATCCGCTCCGGTTCGCGATCGACGAAGCCCATGCGCGTGGACTGCAGCTGCACGCGTGGTTCAATCCGTTTCGCGCGATGTTGCCGCAATTCGCGGGCAAGGCGGCCCCGAATCACGTGACGCGCACGCATCCCGAGTGGATTCGGAAGTACGGATCGCAGACGTGGATCGATCCCGGCGAGCCCGCGGCGCGCACGTTCGTGCTCGAGACGATTCTCGACGTGGTGAAGCGCTACGACGTCGACGGCGTGCACCTCGACGACTACTTCTATCCGTATCGCGAAAGCCGCACGGTCACCCGCCGGGTGCATCGCCGGCGCGTGCGCCAATCGGTCGAGATTCCGTTTCCGGACGACAAGACCTGGAAGAAGTACGGACGCAGCGAAGGCTACGCCGACCGCGACGCCTGGCGCCGCGACAACATCGATCAGTTTATACAATTATTATATCAGAATGTAAAAGCCATCAAACCGGCCGTGGTGGTCGGCATCAGCCCGTTCGGCATCTGGCGCCCGGGGCATCCGCCGGGCATCGCCGGACTCGACGCGTACGCCGAGATCTACGCGGACTCGCGGCGGTGGCTGCAGAATGGGTGGCTCGACTATCTCGCGCCGCAGCTCTACTGGGAGATCGGCGGCACGCAAGACCGCTTTCGCCTGCTCGACGCGTGGTGGCGGAGCGAGAACGTGCGCGGCCGCCACGTGTGGCCGGCGCTCTATACCTCGCACGTGTACGGGGGACGCGACGCCTGGCCGATGGGCGAGATCGCGCGCCAGGTCGAAGCGATTCGCGCCTCGCGCATCGGCACCGCCGACGTCCCCGGCCACGTGCATTTCCGCCTGGCCGCACTGTTCGCCGACAACATGCGGTTGGCGAACACGCTCGCCAACGACTACCGCGAACGCGCGCTGGTCCCCGCATTCCCGTGGCTCGGCGCCGCGGCACCAGCCGCTCCGCGGGTGTCGTTGGTGACCAACGGCGGCGCCGCGGCGTTCCTCGTCGAGCCTGGCGACGCGAATACTCCGCGGTGGTGGCTCATTCAAACGCGCGGCCGCGACGGCGCGTGGAGAACGAACGTGCGCCTCTCCACCGACACGAAGTTCACCGCCGCCGCACTCGGCACCGCCGACGCGGACGAGATCGCGGTGAGCGCGATCAGTCCGACCGGAATCGCGAGCGAACCGGCGATCGTGGTGCCGTAA
- a CDS encoding amidase family protein, which translates to MLKPFVFCVLAPSLLLAQRPFNVNETTISDVHAAMRAGSLTCHALVQSYLDRIAKYDKVGPAINAITVVNPDALATADSLDRRFAASRQLTGPLHCIPFIVKDNFQTIGLQTAAGNIALKGYAPTKDAFQVRRIKEAGAVILAKSNMAEFAFSPYETVNSVLPGYTHNPYDVYRVTAGSSGGTAAAVSSDFGEVGLGTDTGNSIRGPSSHQALVGIRSTMGLTSRAGIAPLSLFADIAGPMARTVSDAAAVLQVVAGYDPDDPVTDSARVHPSPDYSASLVKGGLEGARIGVLRQAFEAPTVDPEVRAIFNRAIEDLRKAGATVLDTVMIAESDSIRRSGPRGGCNPFRAEFDAWLAQNPTAPVKTVEQIFRSRQYHPSIEARLGSAVNDTTNIETAPACLARTRIRAGLRDAVTKTMDRLQLDALIYPTWSNPPRLIGDLNTPAGDNSQVFSPTTGMPAITVPMGWSRSNTLPAGMTIYGRAFDEARLIRLAYAYEQATHWRKQPSSTP; encoded by the coding sequence ATGCTCAAGCCATTCGTCTTCTGCGTCCTCGCCCCGTCGCTGCTCCTGGCGCAACGCCCGTTCAACGTCAACGAGACAACAATTTCCGACGTGCACGCGGCCATGCGCGCGGGCTCGCTGACGTGCCACGCTCTCGTGCAGTCGTATCTCGACCGCATCGCGAAATACGACAAGGTTGGACCGGCGATCAACGCGATCACCGTCGTCAACCCTGACGCGTTGGCCACCGCCGACTCGCTCGACCGCCGCTTCGCCGCGTCGCGACAACTCACGGGTCCGCTCCACTGCATTCCGTTCATCGTGAAGGACAACTTCCAGACGATCGGACTGCAAACTGCGGCTGGCAACATCGCGCTCAAGGGCTACGCACCGACGAAGGACGCGTTCCAGGTGCGGCGCATCAAGGAGGCGGGTGCGGTCATATTAGCAAAGTCTAACATGGCGGAATTCGCGTTCAGTCCGTACGAAACGGTGAATTCGGTGTTGCCGGGATACACGCACAACCCGTACGACGTCTATCGCGTGACGGCCGGCTCGTCCGGGGGCACCGCCGCCGCCGTCTCCTCCGACTTCGGCGAAGTCGGACTCGGCACCGACACCGGCAATTCGATTCGTGGCCCGAGCTCGCACCAGGCACTCGTCGGCATTCGCTCGACGATGGGGCTCACGAGCCGCGCGGGCATCGCGCCGCTCAGCCTCTTCGCCGACATCGCGGGGCCGATGGCCCGCACGGTGTCCGACGCCGCCGCGGTCCTGCAAGTCGTGGCCGGGTACGACCCCGACGATCCCGTCACGGACTCCGCGCGCGTGCATCCCTCGCCCGATTATTCGGCGTCGCTCGTGAAGGGCGGGCTCGAGGGCGCGCGCATCGGCGTATTGCGTCAAGCCTTCGAGGCGCCGACCGTCGATCCCGAAGTGCGCGCGATCTTCAATCGCGCAATCGAGGATCTCCGAAAGGCCGGCGCGACGGTGCTGGACACCGTCATGATCGCCGAGTCGGATTCGATTCGCCGTTCCGGTCCGCGCGGCGGATGCAATCCGTTCCGCGCCGAGTTCGATGCCTGGCTCGCGCAGAATCCAACGGCGCCGGTGAAGACCGTCGAACAGATCTTTCGCTCGCGCCAATATCATCCGTCGATCGAAGCCCGGCTTGGCAGTGCGGTGAACGACACGACGAACATCGAGACGGCGCCGGCGTGTCTTGCGCGCACGCGCATTCGCGCCGGGCTGCGCGACGCGGTGACGAAGACGATGGATCGCTTGCAGCTCGATGCGCTGATCTATCCGACCTGGAGCAATCCCCCGCGGTTGATCGGCGATCTGAACACGCCGGCGGGCGACAACAGTCAGGTCTTTTCGCCGACGACGGGCATGCCGGCGATCACGGTGCCGATGGGGTGGTCGCGCAGCAACACGCTGCCGGCGGGGATGACGATCTACGGCCGCGCCTTCGATGAAGCGCGGTTGATTCGCTTGGCGTACGCGTACGAGCAAGCGACGCACTGGCGGAAACAGCCGAGCTCGACGCCGTGA
- a CDS encoding TPM domain-containing protein — MKRILTLTLLAGIATVALGQSAPPIARYVPASPDPAHRFVTDAAHILSPATIVALQDSALALQAATHADVAWVTLPTLGGRAIEEAGIYIGRTWRIGSSGQPGDEDRNRGLVLLYVPDKSTTAGSNIRVEVGNGLEGTITDARSHQIIFAMRDDLRAKRYDDAYIKGWNAAAALVREDYASRTHASAPAAAPAASKNAGPSAFAIVVVVAGLGVLLMVLLRRSRRRRAAEPETMTFTRSDSPSEDDDRNLKRAAMWALFNAALNSSGGGGGGGGDSDGGSSDSGSSGGGDFGGGGGFSGGGSSDSI, encoded by the coding sequence GTGAAACGCATTCTCACGCTCACATTGCTCGCCGGGATCGCGACCGTCGCACTGGGCCAGTCGGCGCCGCCAATCGCGCGGTACGTTCCGGCGTCGCCCGACCCCGCGCACCGCTTCGTGACCGATGCGGCTCACATTCTCTCGCCGGCCACGATCGTCGCGCTGCAAGACAGCGCGCTGGCGCTCCAGGCCGCAACCCACGCCGACGTCGCCTGGGTTACGCTTCCCACCCTCGGCGGGCGCGCGATCGAGGAAGCGGGCATCTACATCGGGCGCACGTGGCGCATTGGAAGTTCCGGCCAGCCGGGCGACGAGGACCGCAATCGCGGGCTCGTGCTGCTCTATGTGCCGGACAAATCGACCACCGCGGGATCGAACATTCGCGTCGAAGTCGGCAATGGGCTCGAGGGAACGATCACCGACGCGCGCTCGCATCAGATCATCTTCGCGATGCGCGACGATCTTCGCGCCAAGCGCTACGACGACGCGTACATCAAGGGTTGGAACGCGGCGGCCGCGCTCGTGCGCGAGGACTACGCGTCGCGCACGCATGCGTCTGCACCTGCCGCCGCGCCGGCAGCGAGCAAGAATGCCGGGCCGAGCGCCTTCGCCATCGTGGTCGTTGTCGCCGGACTCGGCGTGTTGTTGATGGTTTTGCTCCGGCGGTCGCGCCGCAGGCGCGCCGCCGAGCCGGAGACGATGACATTCACGCGAAGCGATTCGCCGAGTGAGGACGACGACCGAAATTTGAAGCGCGCCGCGATGTGGGCGCTGTTCAATGCGGCGCTGAACTCCTCGGGCGGCGGCGGCGGCGGTGGCGGAGATTCGGACGGCGGCTCGAGCGATTCAGGCTCGTCGGGAGGCGGAGATTTCGGCGGCGGCGGCGGCTTCTCGGGCGGCGGCTCGTCTGATTCGATCTGA
- a CDS encoding DUF2911 domain-containing protein, which yields MIRATCASTAILLAIGASQLSAQGSDTTRRMAASSFATVEVHVNERPIGRRWYAEDASLSGPARIAISYGQPHARGRKIEGGLIPNDTVWRFGSNYATTLHTEVDLTLGSLAIPRGDYTLFLLHSGGAWQLIVNSGTAQWGTDRNASKDFGRVALTATAMNDNEETLTIYLVPDSPQPSSGYATLGGVMRVRWGTVQLTVPWSVR from the coding sequence GTGATTCGGGCAACGTGTGCATCCACCGCGATTCTGCTGGCGATCGGAGCGAGTCAACTCTCGGCGCAGGGGTCAGACACCACGCGGCGCATGGCGGCGAGCAGTTTCGCGACGGTCGAGGTACACGTGAACGAACGTCCGATCGGACGGCGCTGGTACGCGGAAGACGCGTCGTTGTCCGGACCAGCGCGGATCGCGATCAGCTACGGGCAACCGCATGCGCGCGGGCGCAAGATCGAAGGCGGATTGATCCCGAACGATACGGTGTGGCGCTTCGGATCGAACTACGCGACGACGCTGCACACGGAAGTCGACCTCACGCTTGGCAGCCTCGCGATCCCGCGCGGCGACTACACGCTGTTTCTTCTCCACAGCGGCGGCGCGTGGCAGCTCATCGTCAATAGCGGCACGGCGCAGTGGGGAACGGATCGGAACGCGTCGAAGGATTTCGGCCGCGTCGCGCTGACGGCGACCGCCATGAACGACAATGAGGAGACACTCACGATTTATCTCGTGCCGGATTCGCCGCAGCCAAGTTCGGGATATGCCACATTGGGCGGGGTGATGCGCGTGCGATGGGGCACCGTGCAGCTCACGGTGCCCTGGTCCGTTCGCTAA
- a CDS encoding L,D-transpeptidase family protein, with translation MTVHRVRLFGGAIAIAAVSAFAACKKTGSAGGEVSRNWTPAKQDAYMGVPAAEVQAAIQKRLTMKPNPPVTADQWNHVKKLYATFGQSLLWLDGKGVHQPRVSALLNRIADADSDALRLEAFPLADLNRSLSTLGDKATADQLADADVLLTSAFVAYGENMMTGQISPQGLNQAWHINNQDEKVDSALTLSLREDDLAAGLARMRPQDPAYDSLRLQLGRYRDLVNKGGWQPIPDGRALKRGDADSPARISALRNRLAAEGYLSDSTVQPASTDSAAAPRKVARAGGAVFDRTLAGAVAQFQASHSIGVDSMLGKETLDALNMPAADRLAEIAANLERYRWMPRDLGQRYILVNVPQFYLHAYDSGQKTLDMKVIVGQEYEDKATPVFADSMEYVVFRPYWNVTPSIAAKEIFPKVAADPGYLDANDMEVYTDHGQRAVRQRPGPKNALGFVKFLFPNDYNIYLHDTPNHELFKKDVRAFSHGCIRVEKPDELAQWVLGWPADKVEAAMHGADNHQVTLPKKIPVYIVYFTAFVENGQLHFGNDLYDRDNALVEKMRDAATVSPETVQAQQALRKLAGE, from the coding sequence TTGACTGTACACAGAGTGCGGCTGTTCGGCGGGGCGATCGCGATCGCGGCGGTATCCGCGTTCGCCGCGTGCAAGAAAACCGGGTCGGCCGGCGGCGAGGTCAGCCGCAACTGGACGCCGGCCAAACAGGACGCCTACATGGGCGTGCCCGCGGCCGAGGTGCAGGCGGCCATTCAGAAGCGCTTGACGATGAAGCCAAATCCGCCGGTCACCGCCGACCAGTGGAATCACGTGAAGAAGCTGTACGCCACGTTCGGTCAGAGCCTGTTGTGGCTCGACGGAAAAGGCGTGCACCAACCACGGGTGAGCGCGCTGCTCAATCGCATTGCCGACGCGGACAGTGATGCGCTGCGGCTCGAGGCGTTTCCGCTCGCCGATCTGAATCGTTCACTCTCGACGCTCGGCGACAAGGCGACGGCGGATCAGCTCGCGGATGCCGATGTGCTGCTCACGTCGGCGTTCGTCGCCTATGGCGAGAACATGATGACAGGCCAAATCTCGCCGCAGGGATTGAATCAGGCCTGGCACATCAACAATCAGGATGAGAAGGTCGACAGCGCGCTCACGCTCAGCCTGCGTGAAGACGATCTCGCGGCTGGACTCGCTCGCATGCGGCCGCAGGATCCGGCATACGATTCACTGCGTCTTCAGCTCGGGCGCTATCGCGATCTCGTGAACAAGGGCGGGTGGCAACCGATTCCGGATGGACGCGCGCTCAAGCGCGGCGATGCGGATTCGCCGGCTCGAATTTCGGCGCTGCGCAATCGTCTCGCGGCGGAGGGCTATCTCAGCGATTCGACGGTGCAACCGGCGAGCACCGACTCGGCTGCTGCGCCGCGAAAAGTGGCGCGCGCAGGCGGTGCCGTGTTCGATCGCACGCTGGCCGGTGCCGTTGCACAGTTTCAGGCGTCGCACTCGATCGGCGTGGACAGCATGCTCGGCAAGGAAACGCTGGATGCGCTCAACATGCCGGCGGCGGATCGTCTGGCGGAGATCGCGGCCAATCTCGAGCGCTATCGCTGGATGCCGCGCGACCTGGGCCAGCGATACATCCTCGTGAACGTGCCGCAGTTCTATCTGCACGCGTATGACAGTGGGCAGAAAACGCTCGACATGAAGGTGATCGTCGGCCAGGAGTATGAGGACAAGGCGACGCCGGTCTTTGCCGACTCGATGGAGTACGTCGTGTTCCGTCCGTATTGGAACGTGACGCCGTCGATCGCCGCGAAGGAAATCTTTCCGAAGGTTGCCGCCGATCCGGGCTACCTCGATGCGAACGACATGGAGGTGTACACGGATCACGGCCAGCGCGCGGTACGCCAGCGCCCGGGCCCCAAGAACGCGCTCGGGTTCGTGAAGTTCTTATTCCCGAACGATTACAACATCTATCTCCACGACACGCCGAATCACGAGCTGTTCAAGAAGGACGTGCGGGCCTTCAGCCATGGCTGCATCCGCGTCGAAAAGCCCGATGAGCTGGCGCAGTGGGTGTTGGGCTGGCCGGCGGACAAGGTCGAAGCCGCGATGCACGGCGCCGACAATCATCAGGTGACGCTGCCGAAGAAGATTCCGGTGTACATCGTGTACTTCACGGCGTTCGTGGAGAACGGGCAGCTGCACTTCGGCAACGATCTCTACGATCGGGACAACGCGCTCGTCGAGAAGATGCGCGACGCGGCCACCGTCTCGCCCGAGACCGTGCAGGCGCAGCAGGCGTTGCGGAAGCTGGCGGGGGAGTAG
- a CDS encoding sulfite exporter TauE/SafE family protein: protein MTMLVAVGSFAAGLLGSLTGIGGGIIIVPMLTLIFHVDLRYAIGASLVSIIATSSGAAAAYVREGYTNVRVGVLLEVATTVGALVGAALAGITPTNVLAILMGVVLLFTAVRSMKPKQDHAPLDKPDKWSTRFRLDSTYPTAAGKQAYAVTNVPGGFSLMFLAGVLSALLGIGSGIIKVLAMDQMMRLPFKVSTTTSNFMIGVTAAASAGVYLHRGQIDPAVVFPVTLGVLGGALLGARILTKAPVKPLRFLFTAVVVVMAAQMLYKGVTGTV, encoded by the coding sequence ATGACCATGCTGGTCGCCGTCGGCTCTTTCGCCGCCGGCCTCCTCGGCTCGCTGACGGGCATCGGCGGCGGCATCATCATCGTGCCGATGCTCACTCTGATCTTCCACGTCGACCTCCGCTACGCGATCGGCGCGTCGCTCGTGTCGATCATCGCCACCTCGTCGGGCGCCGCGGCGGCCTACGTGCGTGAGGGCTATACCAACGTACGCGTCGGCGTACTGCTCGAGGTCGCCACGACGGTTGGCGCCCTCGTAGGAGCCGCGCTGGCGGGCATTACGCCGACGAACGTGCTCGCCATCCTGATGGGCGTAGTACTGCTGTTCACCGCCGTGCGGTCGATGAAGCCCAAACAGGATCACGCGCCGCTCGACAAGCCCGACAAATGGTCGACGCGCTTCCGCCTCGACTCGACGTATCCGACCGCCGCGGGCAAGCAGGCCTACGCCGTGACCAACGTGCCCGGCGGATTCTCGTTGATGTTTCTCGCCGGCGTCCTCTCGGCGTTGCTCGGCATCGGATCCGGAATCATCAAGGTGCTGGCGATGGACCAGATGATGCGCCTGCCATTCAAGGTCTCGACGACGACGAGCAACTTCATGATCGGCGTCACGGCCGCGGCGAGCGCCGGCGTGTATCTGCATCGCGGTCAAATCGACCCCGCCGTCGTCTTCCCGGTCACGCTCGGCGTGCTCGGCGGCGCGCTGCTTGGCGCGCGCATTCTCACGAAGGCACCGGTGAAGCCGCTGCGATTCCTCTTCACCGCGGTGGTGGTCGTGATGGCGGCCCAGATGCTCTACAAAGGCGTGACGGGGACCGTATGA
- a CDS encoding DUF1634 domain-containing protein, whose protein sequence is MSEFSQTVAEPPHAGPSDHAIEQFVGRLLQIGVLLSAIIIAAGGIMLLMHHGSEVPVYTPFRGEPPALATLHGILRGAFSLDARATIQFGLLLLIATPVMRVGFTLVAFALQRDRKYVLITAIVLTLLLYGLLFGRA, encoded by the coding sequence ATGAGCGAATTCTCACAAACGGTTGCCGAACCGCCGCACGCGGGCCCGAGCGATCACGCGATCGAGCAGTTCGTCGGGCGGCTCCTCCAGATCGGCGTGCTCCTCTCGGCGATCATCATCGCCGCCGGCGGCATCATGCTGCTGATGCACCACGGCAGCGAAGTGCCGGTCTACACTCCGTTTCGCGGCGAGCCGCCCGCGCTCGCGACGTTGCACGGCATTCTGCGCGGCGCGTTTTCCCTCGATGCGCGCGCGACGATTCAGTTCGGCCTGCTTCTGCTGATCGCCACGCCCGTGATGCGCGTCGGATTCACCCTCGTCGCGTTCGCGCTCCAGCGCGATCGCAAATATGTCTTGATCACGGCGATCGTATTGACATTGCTGCTGTACGGACTGCTATTTGGCCGAGCATGA
- a CDS encoding cytochrome b/b6 domain-containing protein: MSASTSASSTTAPLPPASTSAAHHTRHHIVVRVTHWVNAIALTIMVATGLRIFNAYPTFARRGETFCCWPFGRKDIPAPLTFGGWLAGARNWHFAMMWVLAVNGLVYLGFIYLHGEWRDLVPRRGVMRDSWEMVRFYVGRRRDHPIQGKHNALQRMAYFAMPIVGIMAVITGIAIWKPVQLAPLTNLLGGYVWARYWHFWAMLLLVALSAMHIFMVFAVDPYSIRSITTGGYREDLSPEARNARPFWHLLPRRRT, encoded by the coding sequence ATGAGTGCTTCCACGTCCGCATCATCGACGACTGCTCCGTTGCCGCCGGCCTCGACCTCCGCGGCGCATCACACGCGGCATCACATCGTGGTGCGCGTGACGCACTGGGTGAACGCGATCGCGCTCACGATCATGGTGGCCACCGGGCTTCGCATCTTCAACGCGTACCCCACGTTCGCGCGCCGCGGTGAGACGTTCTGCTGCTGGCCGTTCGGTCGGAAGGACATCCCCGCGCCGCTGACGTTCGGCGGGTGGCTGGCGGGCGCGCGCAACTGGCACTTCGCCATGATGTGGGTGCTCGCGGTGAACGGGCTCGTGTATCTGGGATTCATCTATCTCCACGGCGAGTGGCGCGATCTCGTTCCGCGTCGCGGTGTCATGCGTGACTCGTGGGAGATGGTTCGCTTTTACGTCGGCCGTCGTCGCGATCATCCCATTCAGGGAAAGCACAACGCGCTGCAGCGCATGGCGTATTTCGCGATGCCGATCGTGGGCATCATGGCTGTGATCACCGGCATCGCGATCTGGAAGCCGGTGCAGCTTGCGCCACTGACGAATCTCCTGGGTGGATACGTCTGGGCGCGCTACTGGCATTTCTGGGCGATGCTTCTGCTCGTGGCGCTGTCGGCGATGCACATCTTCATGGTGTTCGCGGTCGACCCGTATTCGATTCGATCGATCACGACCGGCGGCTATCGCGAGGATCTCTCGCCCGAGGCCAGAAACGCGCGGCCGTTCTGGCATCTGCTTCCGCGGCGGCGAACATGA
- a CDS encoding molybdopterin-dependent oxidoreductase: MTKRPTHPAEQVGLDRRRFFEVAAGALGATLLAACDSMGPRSAKGVLKFAEAKNETLERALFSHRSMDVPRAGALPAGQHFPSYFVSDSVPVWDEAVRGAWRLEVGGMVNNPLRLSLADLAAMPRIGYKLDHYCVEGWTAVATRTGVRLSDIATLAGVQPGAHYVDFASFDSNYHESWDIESATHPQTLVVYAQDGHYLNAAWGAPARIYSPVKLGYKNTKYLTKITFLPARNGGYWSDRGYEWYGGV; this comes from the coding sequence ATGACGAAGCGACCAACACATCCGGCCGAGCAGGTTGGACTCGATCGTCGGCGGTTTTTCGAAGTCGCCGCCGGCGCACTCGGCGCCACGTTGCTGGCCGCCTGCGACTCGATGGGTCCGCGCTCGGCGAAGGGTGTTCTCAAATTCGCGGAAGCAAAGAACGAAACACTCGAGCGCGCGCTGTTCAGTCACCGCTCCATGGACGTGCCGCGCGCCGGCGCGTTGCCCGCGGGCCAGCACTTCCCGTCGTACTTCGTGTCGGACAGCGTGCCGGTGTGGGACGAGGCCGTCCGCGGCGCCTGGCGGCTGGAAGTCGGCGGGATGGTGAACAATCCGCTGCGATTGTCGCTCGCCGATCTCGCGGCGATGCCGCGCATTGGCTACAAGCTCGATCACTACTGCGTCGAAGGGTGGACGGCGGTCGCGACGCGCACCGGCGTGCGCCTGTCGGACATCGCGACGCTGGCCGGCGTGCAGCCCGGCGCGCACTACGTGGACTTCGCGTCGTTCGACAGCAACTACCACGAGAGCTGGGACATCGAGAGCGCCACGCATCCGCAGACGCTCGTGGTGTACGCGCAGGACGGCCACTATCTGAACGCCGCGTGGGGCGCGCCGGCGCGCATCTATTCGCCGGTGAAATTAGGATATAAGAATACTAAATATCTAACGAAGATCACCTTCCTGCCGGCCCGCAACGGCGGCTACTGGAGCGATCGCGGCTATGAGTGGTACGGCGGCGTCTGA
- a CDS encoding plastocyanin/azurin family copper-binding protein, producing the protein MRAPALTLLLVASVSCGSDTASPTPPPSTNKTYDIATFGETFLPTSQTIAAGDTVRWTFAVAADNLGHNVLFKPRLAGAPPDIPTEVRSGTRSLQFTAKGDFNYVCDLHGGMTGEIIVQ; encoded by the coding sequence GTGCGTGCTCCCGCTCTGACGTTGCTGCTCGTCGCATCCGTGTCGTGCGGATCGGACACTGCCTCGCCGACTCCGCCGCCATCGACCAACAAGACCTACGACATCGCGACGTTCGGTGAAACGTTCTTGCCGACCTCTCAAACGATTGCCGCCGGCGACACCGTCCGCTGGACCTTCGCGGTCGCCGCCGACAACCTCGGCCACAACGTACTGTTCAAGCCTCGCCTCGCCGGCGCACCGCCCGACATTCCAACGGAAGTCCGTTCCGGCACTCGCAGCCTGCAATTCACGGCGAAGGGCGACTTCAACTACGTCTGCGATCTACACGGCGGCATGACGGGCGAAATCATCGTGCAGTGA